One part of the Pecten maximus chromosome 1, xPecMax1.1, whole genome shotgun sequence genome encodes these proteins:
- the LOC117331556 gene encoding manganese-dependent ADP-ribose/CDP-alcohol diphosphatase-like, translated as MQLLCRAALTLNLSRLCVCQSVSLFCRTVRDYQHCPNQISIFLDMLTNCTPVSSTQHNNKPICKVGIIADVQYADLEDRYNFAKTRLRFYRKALTLLQRAVTDWRAEKVDCVLQLGDIIDGFNKAENASDSALAAVIEVLKLVPGPVYHTWGNHELYNFTQEELLKSALFSGNLIQCACPKGKSYYSFHIHRKLKVLVLNCYEISMLGLQEGSVEYTEAETLLKEKNPNNDLNSPQGLTGTERRFVKFNGTLSTSQLQWLTENLQEARDSETNIIIMGHLSVHEESADNVCLCYGYEDIMQILTAHSECVICYLAGHDHEGGSCVDSSGILHVTFPGTVESSEQDAYATAYLYQDSFVIQGKGSYRSFQTKLRYSIVDS; from the exons ATGCAACTGTTGTGTAGGGCTGCCCTCACACTTAATCTCTCCCGTCTGTGTGTATGTCAGAGTGTCTCCTTATTCTGCCGAACTGTGCGTGATTATCAACATTGCCCAAATCAG ATCAGCATTTTCTTGGATATGTTAACAAACTGCACACCTGTATCATCAACTCAACACAACAATAAACCCATATGTAAAGTCGGCATTATTGCTGATGTCCAATATGCTGATCTGGAGGATCGTTACAATTTCGCCAAAACACGTTTACGCTTTTATCGAAAGGCCTTGACCTTGTTACAAAGGGCAGTCACGGACTGGAGAGCTGAAAAGGTCGATTGTGTCCTTCAACTTGGAGACATCATCGATGGGTTCAACAAAGCTGAGAATGCCTCTGATAGTGCCCTCGCAGCAGTTATTGAAGTGCTTAAATTGGTTCCGGGTCCGGTATACCACACATGGGGGAATCATGAACTTTACAATTTTACACAGGAAGAACTTCTGAAATCTGCGCTGTTCAGCGGAAACCTCATTCAATGTGCATGCCCAAAAGGAAAATCTTACTACTCCTTCCATATACACCGGAAGTTGAAGGTCTTGGTGCTGAATTGCTACGAAATAAGCATGCTGGGGTTACAGGAAGGGTCTGTAGAGTATACAGAAGCAGAAACATtactgaaagaaaaaaatccaaacaACGATTTGAACTCGCCACAAGGCTTAACAGGAACAGAACGACGATTTGTCAAGTTCAATGGAACCCTGTCTACCTCACAACTTCAGTGGCTGACGGAGAACCTACAGGAGGCCAGAGATAGTGAaacaaatattatcattatgg GCCATTTATCCGTACACGAGGAAAGTGCAGACAATGTGTGTTTATGTTATGGCTATGAAGACATTATGCAGATACTGACAGCTCATAGCGAATGTGTAATATGTTACTTGGCCGGACACGACCACGAGGGCGGAAGTTGTGTTGACAGTTCTGGTATACTGCACGTGACATTTCCGGGAACCGTGGAGAGCTCTGAACAAGACGCTTACGCTACAGCCTACCTCTACCAAGATAGTTTTGTTATACAAGGCAAAGGGAGTTATCGTTCCTTCCAAACTAAACTCCGATACTCTATTGTGGATTCTTAA
- the LOC117331538 gene encoding manganese-dependent ADP-ribose/CDP-alcohol diphosphatase-like isoform X1 — protein sequence MDCNGNTELIRGKEVVCKLGIIADVQYADIEDRYNFRKTRLRFYRKALTLLQRAITDWKAEKVDCVLQLGDVIDGFNKEENASEGALTTILEVLKAFPGPIYHTWGNHELYNFTQEELMRSTLFSGNMPKCECPKGKSYYSINIHRKLKVVVLNCYEISMLGLPEDSSEYKEAEAIIKGNNPKENLNDPDGLHGKCRRFLKLNGALSVSQLEWLKEHLREATSNRENVIVMGHCPIFEQSADNMDLLLNCTDAMDVVTEFSGCVVCYLAGHDHKGGSSVDTSGILHVTFPGTVESMESDSYATAYLYNDRLTIQGRGSYSSYETLLRFPLHEN from the exons ATGGATTGTAACGGAAATACCGAGTTGATCCGGGGGAAGGAAGTAGTGTGTAAACTGGGAATAATTGCAGATGTCCAGTACGCTGAC ATAGAAGATAGATACAACTTCCGGAAAACACGTTTGAGATTTTACCGAAAGGCATTGACCTTGCTACAGCGGGCAATCACGGACTGGAAAGCTGAAAAAGTCGATTGTGTCCTTCAACTGGGTGATGTCATTGATGGATTTAACAAAGAGGAGAACGCTTCCGAAGGTGCCTTAACTACGATTTTGGAGGTACTCAAAGCATTTCCGGGGCCGATATACCACACGTGGGGAAATCATGAACTGTATAACTTCACACAAGAAGAACTCATGCGCTCCACTTTATTTAGCGGTAACATGCCCAAATGTGAATGTCCTAAAGGAAAATCTTATTACTCAATCAACATACACCGTAAGTTGAAAGTTGTCGTGCTGAACTGTTATGAAATAAGCATGCTAGGGTTACCGGAAGACTCATCTGAGTATAAAGAAGCCGAGGCGATAATAAAGGGGAACAACCCTAAGGAGAATTTGAACGATCCGGATGGACTTCATGGAAAATGTCGTCGTTTTCTAAAGTTGAATGGTGCCTTATCCGTGTCACAACTAGAATGGCTAAAGGAACACCTCCGAGAGGCTACATCAAACAGAGAGAATGTTATTGTTATGG GTCATTGTCCTATATTTGAACAAAGTGCAGACAACATGGATTTATTATTGAATTGTACTGATGCCATGGACGTCGTGACCGAGTTCAGTGGGTGTGTCGTTTGCTACTTGGCCGGTCATGATCACAAGGGCGGAAGTAGTGTCGATACTTCCGGTATCCTTCACGTGACGTTTCCGGGAACTGTCGAAAGTATGGAATCCGATTCCTATGCCACAGCATACCTTTACAACGACCGACTTACCATCCAAGGCAGAGGGAGTTACTCCTCCTACGAAACTTTACTTCGATTTCCTCTCCATGAAAATTaa
- the LOC117331538 gene encoding manganese-dependent ADP-ribose/CDP-alcohol diphosphatase-like isoform X2 — translation MDCNGNTELIRGKEVVCKLGIIADVQYADIEDRYNFRKTRLRFYRKALTLLQRAITDWKAEKVDCVLQLGDVIDGFNKEENASEGALTTILEVLKAFPGPIYHTWGNHELYNFTQEELMRSTLFSGNMPKCECPKGKSYYSINIHRKLKVVVLNCYEISMLGLPEDSSEYKEAEAIIKGNNPKENLNDPDGLHGKCRRFLKLNGALSVSQLEWLKEHLREATSNRENVIVMGHCPIFEQSADNMDLLLNCTDAMDVVTEFSGCVVCYLAGHDHKGGSSVDTSGILHVTFPGTVESMESDSYATAYLYNDRLTIQGRGSYSSYETLLRFPLHEN, via the exons ATGGATTGTAACGGAAATACCGAGTTGATCCGGGGGAAGGAAGTAGTGTGTAAACTGGGAATAATTGCAGATGTCCAGTACGCTGACATAGAAGATAGATACAACTTCCGGAAAACACGTTTGAGATTTTACCGAAAGGCATTGACCTTGCTACAGCGGGCAATCACGGACTGGAAAGCTGAAAAAGTCGATTGTGTCCTTCAACTGGGTGATGTCATTGATGGATTTAACAAAGAGGAGAACGCTTCCGAAGGTGCCTTAACTACGATTTTGGAGGTACTCAAAGCATTTCCGGGGCCGATATACCACACGTGGGGAAATCATGAACTGTATAACTTCACACAAGAAGAACTCATGCGCTCCACTTTATTTAGCGGTAACATGCCCAAATGTGAATGTCCTAAAGGAAAATCTTATTACTCAATCAACATACACCGTAAGTTGAAAGTTGTCGTGCTGAACTGTTATGAAATAAGCATGCTAGGGTTACCGGAAGACTCATCTGAGTATAAAGAAGCCGAGGCGATAATAAAGGGGAACAACCCTAAGGAGAATTTGAACGATCCGGATGGACTTCATGGAAAATGTCGTCGTTTTCTAAAGTTGAATGGTGCCTTATCCGTGTCACAACTAGAATGGCTAAAGGAACACCTCCGAGAGGCTACATCAAACAGAGAGAATGTTATTGTTATGG GTCATTGTCCTATATTTGAACAAAGTGCAGACAACATGGATTTATTATTGAATTGTACTGATGCCATGGACGTCGTGACCGAGTTCAGTGGGTGTGTCGTTTGCTACTTGGCCGGTCATGATCACAAGGGCGGAAGTAGTGTCGATACTTCCGGTATCCTTCACGTGACGTTTCCGGGAACTGTCGAAAGTATGGAATCCGATTCCTATGCCACAGCATACCTTTACAACGACCGACTTACCATCCAAGGCAGAGGGAGTTACTCCTCCTACGAAACTTTACTTCGATTTCCTCTCCATGAAAATTaa
- the LOC117331549 gene encoding manganese-dependent ADP-ribose/CDP-alcohol diphosphatase-like, with protein sequence MTLNSGPLCSFGIIADVQYGDIDERYNFHKTRLRNYRKSLVLLERAIRSWTSEGVDSVLQLGDIIDGLNKVHNASRNALSSVTDVIKLFPGPVYHTWGNHELYNFTQEELRGSDLFSGNMPQCACPEGKSYYSFNLHRKLKVVVLNCYEISMLGLPKHSEEYKQAENLILQNNPNESLNNPDGLQGTNRRFVKLNGLVSDSQLKWLKETLQKATNDEENVIIMGHVPICEHSAESMFLCLNHTEIMEAISTYSSCVICYFAGHFHEGGSYVDSSGILHVTFAGTIESQEMDAYATAYLYSDHLAIRGKGSYSSYETKLKFPYDRI encoded by the exons ATGACTCTGAATAGTGGCCCGTTATGTAGTTTCGGCATCATAGCCGATGTTCAGTATGGCGACATTGATGAGAGGTACAATTTCCATAAAACTCGTCTAAGGAATTACAGGAAATCTCTCGTTCTACTCGAACGCGCGATCAGGAGCTGGACATCCGAGGGAGTGGATTCCGTTCTACAACTTGGTGACATCATAGATGGATTAAACAAGGTACACAACGCTTCGAGAAATGCACTGTCATCAGTTACTGATGTTATAAAACTGTTTCCGGGTCCAGTTTACCACACGTGGGGAAACCATGAACTGTATAACTTCACACAGGAAGAACTCCGCGGATCTGATCTATTCAGTGGCAACATGCCTCAGTGCGCATGTCCTGAAGGAAAGTCATATTACTCTTTCAACCTACACCGGAAGTTGAAAGTTGTAGTGCTGAATTGTTATGAAATAAGCATGCTGGGGCTACCGAAGCACTCAGAAGAATACAAACAAGCAGAAAACCTCATCTTACAAAATAATCCTAATGAGAGTTTGAACAACCCAGACGGACTTCAGGGAACAAATCGTCGGTTTGTCAAACTAAATGGACTGGTGTCTGATTCGCAACTGAAATGGCTGAAAGAAACTTTACAAAAGGCTACAAATGACGAGGAAAATGTCATCATAATGG gtCATGTCCCTATTTGTGAGCACAGTGCAGAAAGCATGTTTTTATGTCTGAACCACACAGAAATCATGGAAGCAATATCTACATATAGCTCATGTGTAATCTGCTACTTTGCCGGTCATTTCCACGAGGGCGGAAGTTATGTAGATAGTTCCGGTATACTGCACGTGACTTTTGCCGGAACTATAGAAAGTCAGGAAATGGATGCCTATGCAACAGCATACCTCTATAGTGACCACTTAGCAATACGGGGCAAAGGAAGTTACTCTTCATATGAAACAAAACTCAAATTTCCCTATGATCGGATCTAG